Below is a window of Streptomyces sp. NBC_00223 DNA.
CGCCCGCACCCAGCCCGCCGGGTCGCTGTCCCCGGCGACCTCGGGCCAGTGCTGCCATGCCTGGTCATAGGCGTGGGCCACGGCCTGGCGGGTGAAGAGGGGGTCGCCGGTGAGGAGTTCGACCTGGCGCAGGAGGGCGGGGGCGCCGCCGCGGTAGAGCGCGTCGAAGGCGGCTTCGGGGGTCCGGGCGGTCTGCGGCGCGCCTGCCGCCTCGCGCGGCGGGGAGGTCCTGGTCGGCGCGGCCGCGCGAGGCTGGGCTTCGCGTGGCGGCGTCTTGGGCGGCGGGTCGGCTTTGCGCGGCGGGGCTTCGCGCGAGGGCGCCTTGGCCGTCGTGGTCTTGGGCGGGCCGGCCTTGAGCGTCCTGCCTTCGCGCGGCGTCGCCGTACGCGAGGTGGACTTGGGCGGCACGGCTTTCGTCGTCGTGCCCTCGCGCGGCGCGGGCTTGGGCGTGGCGGCCTTGAGCGGCGTGTCCCCGCGGGCGGTCGGTTTCGCCGTTGCGCCCTCGCGTGGTGCGGGCTTGGGTGGCGCGGCTTTTGTCGTCGTGTTTCGGTGCGGCGCGGGCTTGGGCGTGGGGTTCTTACGCGGAGTGGCCTTGCTCGGCGGGCCCTTGCGCGGTGGGGCCGGCGGCGGGGGTCCGGGCGGGGCCGGGGGTTCGGCCGGTACGGGCGGCGGCGCGGGCATGGCCGCGACAGGACGGTACGTACGCGGCAGTACGTGCGCGGCGGCGGGGAGGGTGACCCGGGCCGCCGGAGCCGTGGCGGACGCCGCAGCACCGGGCTTGCGCGGCGGCGCGGCCACTCCCGGCTTGCGCGCCCGCGCCCCCTTGCGCCGCTTCTGCGACTTCCTGCGGGCGGTCATCGGGGCGTCCCGGGGTCGGGCCTCGTACCGGCATTTCCGTATGAGCCGTCGATCGGTAGAGATGACGATCGGAAAAAAGCACACATAAGCCCCATCATGAACGACACGACGACTTTCCGCCCGCTGCCGGGGCAAAACGGGTGTTGTTGGCACGATGGGGGGTCGTGACGCACACGAGCGAATCCGCAACGGCCCCCGTACCGCCGCCCGACCCTCCCGAGACCGGAGCCGGAGCCGGAGCCGTAACCGGGCCCGAGCCCAGGTCCGAGCCCGAGTTCGACTCCGAGCCCGAGGAGGCGGCAGGGGCGAGAGCGGCGTGGCCCGCCGTCCGGGCGTCCGCCTTCGCCGGGGGGATGTCCGCGGCCGGGCTCGGGCTCGGGGCGGTCATCACGGTGGTCCTGCTGCTGTGGATGAGTTCGCCCTTCCCCGAGAGCGGGCTCGGCGGGGCGCTGCACATCGGCGCCGGGCTGTGGCTGCTCGCGCAGGGCGCCGAACTCGTACGGACCGGCACGCTGTCCGGCGACCCGGCGCCGGTCGCCGTCACCCCGCTGCTGCTCAGCGCGTTGCCCGCGTGGCTGCTCTACCGAGGTACGGCGTCGGTGGTCACCGAGGCCGACCCGGAGGACCCCCGCGAGGCGGCGCTGGTGGCCGGGCGGGTACTCGGCGGGTACCTCGTGGTGGCCGCGGTCGTGGTGGGCTGGGCGGCCGGCGGGTCCTTGCGGGTGAACGTGCTCACCGCGCTCTACGTGCTGCTGTTCGCGGCGGTCGCCGCCGGGGCCGGGGCGTGGAAGGGGTGCGGGCGGCCGGCGTTCTTCGGGGCGGTCGGGGAGGAGATCGGGGCGGCGCTGCGGGGGGCCGGGATCGCCGGCGGGGTGCTGCTCGCGGGCGGGGCGCTGCTCGGCGCGGTGTCGCTCGCGTGGCACGCGGGGGCGTCGGGGCGGACGTACGCGCAGCTCAGTGGGCCCCTCGTGGGACGGTTCGCGGTCCTGCTGCTCGCGGTCGCGCTCGTGCCGAACCTGGCGGTGTGGGCGGCTTCGTACGGGCTCGGCGTCGGGTTCTCGGTGGGGGTCGGCAGTGCGGTGGGCCCTGCGGGCGCTTCGGGGTACGGGTTGCTGCCGGCGTTTCCGCTGCTGGCCGCGTTGCCCCAGCCGGGGGTGGGCGGCTGGGTCGGGTGGGTCACGCTCGTGGTGCCCGGTGCCGCGGGGGGCGTCATGGGGTGGTGGGCCGGGGGTCGGGGGTGGGCCGTGTGGCGTACGGTCCGGGTCGTGGCGGGGGCGGGGGTTGTGTGCGGGTGCGGGTTCGCTGTGCTCGCTGCGTGGTCGGGTGGGGCGCTCGGTACGGGGACGCTCGCCCGCTTTGGGCCGACGTGGTGGCTCGCGGGGCCCGCGGCCCTCGCGTGGACCGTGGCGGTCGCCCTCCCCACGTCCCTCCTCACCCGCGTGGCCCCGCGATGCCGCCCCCTATGGAACGCGGCACTCCGCTTTCTCCCCCACGCCTGACGCCTGCGGCGCGCGTCACGGGTTGCCAACGGGACCGCCCACCGGGGCGTGCCGACGTGCCCCTTCTCTCCGCCGTCGCGGCGGGACGCGGGTTGGCGCGTCTCGGCGGTGCCGTGCTTGCCGGTCCGGGCGGTTCGGCGCCGCCGGGTCGCGTCGTGTGTCGTCTCGCCGTCGCGGCGGAAGGAAGTTGCCCTGCGGGCAACGGGGCTGTGGTCGAGCCTGCGGCCAGGCGGTTGAGGCGAGGGGGTGCGTGCCGGACGCGCACCCCGTTGCCGCCGCCGCGGCGGGACGCGGGGACCTGCCGGTTCGGCGGTGCCGTGCTGCCGGTCCGGGCGGTTCGGCGCCGCCGGTTCGCGTCGTGTGCCGTCCCGCCGTCGCGGCGGAAGGAAGTTGCCCTGCGGGCAATGGCCCCTGGTGGCTGGCGCCGCCGGCGGGGTGGGGCAGCGGGTCGCCCCTGTGGCCAGGCGGCGCCGTTGCCTTGGGCAACAGGGGTGAGGGGGTGCCGGCGCGCGCCTTCTCTCCGCCGCGGCGGCGGGACGCGGGTTGCCGGTTATCGGCGGTGCCGTGCTGCCGGTTCGGCGCCGCCGGTTCGCGTCGTGTGCCGTCCCGCCGTTGCGGCGGAAGGAAGTTGCCCTGCGGGCAATGGCCCCTGGTGGCTGGCGCCGCCGGGGCGGCGGGGTGGGGCAGCGGGTCGCTCCTGTGGCCAGGCGGCGCCGTTGCCTTGGGCAACAGGGGTGAGGGGGTGCCGACGCACCCCTTCTCTCCGCCGCCGCGGCGGGACGCGGGTTGGCGCGTCTCGGCGGTGCCGTGCTGCCGGTCCGGGCGGTTCGGCGCCGCCGGGTTGCGTCGTGTGTCGTCTCGCCGTCGCGGCGGCAAGAAGTTGGGCAACGGCACCTGCCGGGCGTCCGCCCCCGGCCGTCGGGGGCGTGCCGACGTGTGCTCTTCCGCCCCGGCGGCAAGAAGCGCCCGGGCCCCGGGGGCGGGCCGGGGACGGCCTAGTCGTGGAGGGCGGGGAGGTCGCGGAGGGGGCCCGGGAGGAGTTTTTGGCAGGCATGGGAGGCCGGCGCCGTCAACGCGTCCGCCTTGCACGCGTAGTAGTCGCGGTACGCGAAGTGGAAGCTGTACGTCGCCGCCACCACCGCCAGCGCGAGCGCACTCGTCACGATCCCGCTCCACACCGCCGTACGGAACGACCGCTGCGCCTCCGGCCCCGGCGCCGGCGGCGCCGGCCGCGGGCTCTGCGCCGCCTCCGCCAGCGCGGAAGCCGCCGCCGCCCGCGCCGCCGCACGGTCCGCCGGGGACATCCGCAGCGCGCTGATCCCCCAGTAGAGCGCCAGCGCCCCGAGCAGCAGACCGACCGCGGTCCACCCGAGGAGCGCGAAGATCAGCCCCCACCCGCCGCACACCAGGGCGTAACGCGACCGCCGGTGCGCCGGATCCGTCGGGTCGAAGCGCGGCCCCGTGCCCTGCGGCCCGCTCGGCCCCTGCCCGCCGCCCTCCGGCCGCCGGGCGAAGGGGTCCGGCCGCCCGGACTGCGGCTGCTGGCTGCTCCACTGGCTGCCCCACGCGGTAGGCGCCCCGGACGGTGCCGCGGACGGCGGCCCGGAAGGAGCCCCGTCCGTAGACCCCTCGGTCCCGGCCCCCGGCTCCTCCGGCTGCCGCGGCTGCCACGGCCGGTCCTCCGCCCCCTCGGGCGGAGGCGCGAACGGGTTGTCCCGCTGATCGCCCTCGGGCGCGCGCA
It encodes the following:
- a CDS encoding sigma factor-like helix-turn-helix DNA-binding protein, with protein sequence MTARRKSQKRRKGARARKPGVAAPPRKPGAAASATAPAARVTLPAAAHVLPRTYRPVAAMPAPPPVPAEPPAPPGPPPPAPPRKGPPSKATPRKNPTPKPAPHRNTTTKAAPPKPAPREGATAKPTARGDTPLKAATPKPAPREGTTTKAVPPKSTSRTATPREGRTLKAGPPKTTTAKAPSREAPPRKADPPPKTPPREAQPRAAAPTRTSPPREAAGAPQTARTPEAAFDALYRGGAPALLRQVELLTGDPLFTRQAVAHAYDQAWQHWPEVAGDSDPAGWVRAAAYDYALAPWQHWIPGHRPHPRTPDGPLEAALLDLPPTQRRAVLLYDGLGLDLPEAAAEAEASTVAAAGRILRARKALTAAVPDLADEAELPVRLGALLDADPEAEPPGAPEGVRDASERGARRRTAGVFAATGLIALAATVAVAIGPAHLTDTGPRQAGPPAPTSTHPQEPQGPQGSLTPGRRNGAGPSPSGVRTHAVTR
- a CDS encoding cell division protein PerM, yielding MTHTSESATAPVPPPDPPETGAGAGAVTGPEPRSEPEFDSEPEEAAGARAAWPAVRASAFAGGMSAAGLGLGAVITVVLLLWMSSPFPESGLGGALHIGAGLWLLAQGAELVRTGTLSGDPAPVAVTPLLLSALPAWLLYRGTASVVTEADPEDPREAALVAGRVLGGYLVVAAVVVGWAAGGSLRVNVLTALYVLLFAAVAAGAGAWKGCGRPAFFGAVGEEIGAALRGAGIAGGVLLAGGALLGAVSLAWHAGASGRTYAQLSGPLVGRFAVLLLAVALVPNLAVWAASYGLGVGFSVGVGSAVGPAGASGYGLLPAFPLLAALPQPGVGGWVGWVTLVVPGAAGGVMGWWAGGRGWAVWRTVRVVAGAGVVCGCGFAVLAAWSGGALGTGTLARFGPTWWLAGPAALAWTVAVALPTSLLTRVAPRCRPLWNAALRFLPHA